The following proteins come from a genomic window of Dongia rigui:
- a CDS encoding SspB family protein, protein MAKDWLRYDQMVEDALRGVVRRALTEAAVSGLPGDHHFYITFRTDTPLVRIPQHLKAQYPREMTIVLQHQFWGLEVNDDSFTVTLSFGGKHEALFIPFETIVSFADPSVKFALQFDSGDGEGDEDDGEDAVESNDPVLALEKPEAKPALADQRTAKAEGDNVAAGGNSGTVVALDAFRKKH, encoded by the coding sequence ATGGCGAAGGACTGGCTGCGCTACGATCAGATGGTGGAAGACGCGCTGCGCGGCGTCGTGCGGCGGGCGTTGACCGAAGCGGCCGTCTCCGGCTTGCCGGGCGACCATCATTTCTACATCACGTTCCGCACCGACACGCCGCTGGTTCGCATCCCCCAGCATCTGAAGGCGCAATATCCGCGCGAGATGACCATCGTGCTCCAGCACCAGTTCTGGGGCCTTGAGGTCAATGACGACAGCTTCACCGTGACCTTGAGCTTCGGCGGCAAGCACGAGGCCCTGTTCATCCCGTTTGAGACCATCGTCAGCTTCGCCGACCCATCGGTAAAGTTCGCCCTGCAATTCGATTCCGGCGACGGCGAAGGCGATGAGGACGACGGCGAGGATGCGGTCGAGAGCAACGACCCCGTGCTCGCCCTTGAAAAGCCGGAAGCAAAACCCGCCCTTGCAGATCAGCGCACGGCCAAGGCCGAGGGCGACAATGTCGCCGCCGGCGGCAACAGCGGCACGGTCGTGGCGCTCGACGCCTTCCGCAAGAAGCACTGA
- a CDS encoding aminotransferase, translating to MTLAANPWLTSVAVPPIAEAQGWIEGRVFPADKPLIDVCQAVPGYAPPDQLVAFMADALKNPSTHRYTDIEGLADLRAALAADIHRVYAGNVTAANVLITAGCNQAYCLSTAALAKAGDEIILPLPYYFNYQMWLEMIGVTPRHVRFRPEAGGQPDLNEIRGLINPKTKALVLISPNNPTGTVYPPEYLSAALRLCRETGIALILDETYRDFMPHDAAPHGLFGEKGWEQNLLHLYSFSKVFCLTGHRVGAIVGDPKLLDQIGKSMDCVAICAPRLGQIAAQRGLEALHDWRGGNTRLMRDRLAALQKAFARNDLGYEVVSAGAYFAYVKHPHQGRNATDVAKRLADKQNLLALPGSMFGPGQESFLRVAFANVDADRMPEIAARLAADAASAW from the coding sequence GTGACGCTTGCCGCCAATCCCTGGCTCACTTCCGTTGCCGTCCCGCCGATCGCCGAAGCCCAGGGCTGGATCGAGGGCCGCGTCTTCCCGGCCGACAAGCCGCTGATCGATGTCTGCCAGGCGGTGCCCGGCTATGCACCGCCTGACCAACTCGTCGCCTTCATGGCGGACGCGCTGAAGAACCCCAGCACGCATCGCTACACCGATATCGAAGGTCTGGCGGATCTCCGCGCCGCCTTGGCAGCCGATATCCACCGTGTCTACGCGGGCAACGTCACCGCGGCGAATGTTCTCATCACCGCCGGCTGCAACCAGGCCTATTGCCTCAGCACCGCGGCACTCGCCAAGGCCGGCGACGAGATCATCCTGCCCCTGCCTTATTACTTCAATTACCAGATGTGGCTGGAGATGATCGGCGTAACGCCTCGTCATGTCCGTTTCCGCCCCGAGGCGGGCGGCCAGCCGGATTTGAATGAGATCCGCGGCCTCATCAACCCGAAGACCAAGGCGCTGGTGCTGATCTCGCCCAACAATCCGACCGGCACCGTCTATCCGCCGGAATACCTTTCGGCAGCACTCAGGCTCTGCCGCGAGACCGGCATCGCCCTCATCCTCGACGAGACCTATCGCGATTTCATGCCGCATGACGCGGCACCGCACGGCCTCTTCGGCGAAAAGGGTTGGGAGCAGAACCTGCTCCATCTCTACAGTTTCTCGAAAGTCTTCTGCCTCACCGGCCACCGCGTCGGCGCCATCGTCGGCGACCCGAAGCTGCTCGACCAGATCGGCAAGTCGATGGATTGCGTCGCCATCTGCGCGCCCCGCTTGGGCCAGATTGCCGCACAACGGGGCCTTGAGGCCCTGCACGACTGGCGCGGTGGCAACACGCGCCTGATGCGCGATCGCCTGGCTGCCTTGCAGAAAGCCTTCGCGCGCAACGACCTCGGCTATGAGGTGGTCAGTGCCGGTGCCTATTTCGCCTATGTGAAGCACCCGCATCAGGGTCGCAATGCGACGGATGTTGCCAAGCGCCTGGCCGACAAGCAGAACCTGCTGGCCCTCCCCGGCTCGATGTTCGGCCCGGGGCAGGAAAGCTTCCTTCGCGTGGCTTTCGCCAATGTGGATGCAGATAGGATGCCGGAGATCGCCGCACGACTTGCGGCGGATGCGGCTAGCGCGTGGTGA
- the thyX gene encoding FAD-dependent thymidylate synthase, with the protein MPLSPEQLAAIDEQRAGSQPTRRAVAPALEEILYQPIELLDHGLIRVIDYMGDDNAVVQAARVSYGRGTKKVTEDQGLIHYLMRHRHSTPFEMCEIKFHVKMPIFVARQWIRHRTANVNEYSARYSILDREFYIPSPENLAAQSSVNRQGRGNVLEGAEAQRVLDLLKRDSTQVYDHYVEMLNENEAGEPADPSRPGLARELARMNLSLNFYTQWYWKIDLHNFMHFLSLRADPHAQYEIRVYADAMIDVLKRWVPLCYEAFVQHRLGAATLSKNALSVVKRRLAGENVTQESSGMGKREWLELQALLETK; encoded by the coding sequence ATGCCCTTATCTCCAGAGCAATTGGCGGCAATCGACGAACAGCGCGCTGGCTCCCAGCCCACGCGCCGCGCCGTGGCGCCGGCCCTTGAGGAGATTCTCTATCAGCCGATCGAGCTCTTGGATCATGGCCTTATCCGCGTCATCGACTATATGGGCGACGACAACGCGGTGGTTCAGGCGGCACGCGTCTCCTATGGCCGCGGCACGAAGAAAGTCACCGAAGACCAGGGCTTGATCCACTACCTGATGCGCCACCGCCATTCGACACCGTTCGAGATGTGCGAGATCAAGTTCCACGTGAAGATGCCGATATTCGTGGCGCGGCAATGGATCCGCCACCGTACCGCCAATGTGAACGAATATTCGGCGCGCTATTCGATCCTCGACCGGGAGTTCTATATCCCGTCGCCCGAAAACCTCGCCGCGCAATCCTCGGTCAACCGCCAGGGGCGCGGCAATGTGCTGGAGGGTGCTGAGGCGCAGCGCGTGCTGGATCTGCTGAAGCGCGATTCGACACAGGTCTACGACCATTATGTCGAGATGCTGAACGAGAACGAGGCGGGCGAACCGGCAGATCCCAGCCGCCCGGGCCTGGCGCGTGAATTGGCGCGCATGAACCTCAGCCTCAACTTCTATACCCAATGGTATTGGAAGATTGATTTGCACAATTTCATGCATTTCCTGTCGCTGCGCGCCGACCCGCATGCGCAATACGAGATCCGCGTCTATGCCGATGCGATGATCGATGTGCTGAAGCGCTGGGTACCGCTGTGCTACGAGGCGTTCGTGCAGCATCGTCTGGGGGCTGCGACGTTGTCGAAGAATGCGCTGAGTGTCGTGAAGCGCCGCTTGGCCGGCGAGAACGTGACCCAGGAATCGAGCGGCATGGGCAAGCGCGAGTGGCTTGAACTGCAGGCGCTGTTAGAGACCAAATGA
- a CDS encoding L,D-transpeptidase family protein, protein MSELVLDSIGWVAAPTPHWLKRSVKVAAALFVVWAMLSYLPGPVMALVIGPVDKVLVDKSARTISLLRDGKAVFKADISLGKNPTGQKLREGDQRTPEGKYKLIWGNEASTHHKALLVSYPNKAQASRAAAKGDAAGGGIMIHGQRQWWRIFTRSPLTNGCIGVSNLAMDVIWSAVELGTPIEIRP, encoded by the coding sequence ATGAGCGAACTCGTCCTCGATAGCATCGGCTGGGTTGCCGCACCGACGCCGCACTGGTTGAAGCGCAGTGTGAAGGTCGCGGCGGCGCTGTTTGTTGTCTGGGCGATGCTGTCCTATCTGCCCGGGCCGGTGATGGCGCTGGTCATAGGGCCGGTCGACAAGGTGCTGGTCGACAAGAGCGCGCGCACGATTTCATTGCTGCGCGATGGCAAGGCGGTCTTCAAGGCTGATATCTCGCTCGGCAAGAATCCGACGGGGCAGAAACTGCGCGAAGGCGACCAGCGCACGCCGGAGGGCAAGTACAAGCTCATCTGGGGCAACGAGGCGTCGACCCATCACAAGGCGCTGCTCGTTTCCTACCCCAACAAGGCGCAAGCCTCGCGTGCTGCGGCGAAGGGCGATGCGGCCGGCGGCGGCATCATGATCCACGGCCAGCGGCAATGGTGGCGCATCTTCACGCGTTCACCGCTGACCAATGGCTGCATTGGCGTCTCGAACCTTGCGATGGACGTTATCTGGTCCGCAGTCGAACTCGGCACGCCGATTGAAATCAGGCCCTGA